Genomic DNA from Polyodon spathula isolate WHYD16114869_AA unplaced genomic scaffold, ASM1765450v1 scaffolds_1116, whole genome shotgun sequence:
ATCTGGATCATTTTGTACACAGCATCTTGTCCCCACTCGGTGTCTTTACGGGCCTTATTCAAATGCCTCAGTACCTCATTTGTTTGTCCCATATAcctaaataaaatcacacacacacacactgagggcaTCCTCTCGGGCTGATCTACTGAGAGCCGTCTCAGTACTCGGGACTGAACATCATAGGCCTGACAAGAACAAAAGAGAAGGGACCGAAAAACAACAATGTTCCCTGGCTACTCCTTCAACACACTTCGATAAGACTTGACTGCATGCCTCCATGCCACAAACATGATGGCTTGTACCCATGCTGGAAGACACGTCAGCATAATTACACAAATACTGCTTTTAgatcttgtaaaacaaaaacctcaGCAGTTTAATTTATGGTTTGTTAAGCACTcatgttttttctcatttgttaacATTAATTTATTGCCCTTTAAATAGCAGTGTAAACTGTTCACTTAAAACATTTGAGCAACAAACCGTGTTTAATGGGAGAACTCAACAGCCACATGCAATCAATAAAAATGTCAGCAAATGTAAGAAGGGATATCCAGGTAGGAAAGTAGCCAGCACACTAACAAAGCAATATCACATGCCAGTGATAGGACTGGACATGGCCAAACCGGTCTCTTCAAAGTACAATTGTTAGTCTATTTCTATctgttgggttagggttagggttagggttagctgtGTTTTAACTGAGTTACTTGTGCCTCATATACTGTTAAACATTTGCTTGCATATTGCACCATGTAACCAAGactaaaatattttgcaaatagatccctgtgacagagatcgaatgattcttggtgttacatctccctcctgacctgtgagggcactgtgtaaagggaacagagtagccctggactggatggcatgacaatttattcccagggttaggtggaagttggcaatctagaaagggggtggagctatgtTACACTAAATCATCACTGTCCTTTGTATCACTAAAGAAGTGTATTTTCACTATGAGCACTAGAGCAAGCACTGTGGACTGGTAGCATTTTTTGTGcatgtgttatgtgtgggtgaactaaaaacgggactgttattatttcagggccaacccatggattaaaacagagcCATATGCTATATATTGATGCttcttattttaaatttattatttactgtctgtttcaccatcaggcaattggattacaaaataaaacaccattgcacctggattatcattgtctgtttactgatcacttgcacctgcacacagtgttTACCATTACCTTGATTAATGTTTCTACAGCCTCTTTCAGGTCTCTGGACTGAGTGTACGCCTTTGCCAGAAGAATTAAATACTTGACGCCATTCAAAGTCAAATCGTTTGctgaaacacacatttaaaaacctgTGTTTAGAGGGTTCATCACAGTGCATAGTAGCAGTgctaatcaaacaaacaaaaaacaattgactTCAAGACTTTAAAGCTTCTTTTTCatgaacagtggcttgaaaccttgttccaggagaccaggggacctagtttgaggcaaatttagcccctttcacactggcatgctctacccgggtcaggacctggtgtcatgcgggtcagctacatgatttcacactgcttttgataaagcagggttgacctgggtgacagatgcaagcacacaatgctcgtatcaatgccccggaagcagcttgttactgacgcttccatcaagcttctctggattgaaccatcggcacacagcagtgtgtgtatatatatatatatatatattatatatacagagcATATATGGACAGGAAGCTCGACACTTACTAACACTCAAAGCAGTCTCAGTGTCTCCTTTGTCAGGGCTAAATCGATGTTAGAAAGAGTTACACGCATCTCATCAGGAGTTCCAGTAAACTCAACAATGGCATCTTGCATTATCTTGATAGCTTCATGCTGTGGGAATACAACTTGCTCTTTAAATGGGGAACTGCCAAAATACTGTATAGCCTGGGGCAAGCAAAGACTGAAGAACCTTGAAGGGGCTAATTAAAAGTAAGATTAAAAAGTCATTTATTTGTTGTTGCTCTTCTTACCTGCTCCCTGTTTAGCCACAGAGCCTCTGCCAGCTCCAGGTACACAGAGACACGGTCGCTAGAGCTGCTGGGGGCCCCCGCTGCTTTCCCAGCTCCAGCTCTCCTCATCCCCGGCAGACTCAGGATCATCTGTAGGGTTTTGATGGCTTCTGGAAGATTGCCTGTCTTCTTAAGTGCTTGGGCTCTGATGAAGTGGTAAACAGGTAGTTCTCTAACCTAATGGGGGAAAAAGGAATAGAaagaattactgtgtgtttaaataaaatgtttgatatCCAGAagagttgtttttatatttatcaagaAGGTCCAGCCTTAGCTAGCCATGCCTATGGTAGGGCTTTACCTTGAAGTTGTAGCTGACAGCCATCTCCAGAGAGTGGGAACACTGTTTGAAATCCCCCGTGGAGAGGTATACCTGAGCCATTAGAAGGTGTGCCTCTGCAAAGGTGCCGTCGAGCTCCAGGAAGCGCTGTAAACAGCTCTGGGCTGCTTCGAAATCACCTGCAGACAAAAGTCcgtttaaagaattaaaacaaaaactctaCAAAGATGAACTCTACACAGATACACACCTCAGATTCTAATTTCATGATAGCCAAGAAACTAAGCAGGTAGTATGGTCATCAGAATCTGGAATAAATCTCCATAGTCCAGAGCCCAAAGAAGAAAAGAAGCTTATTTAAAGTTATGAAGGAGTCTTAGTGGCTCAGTAAGGGGGTTTCTCCCATCTGGACACAATGCCATAAATAGAGAAATGACATTGCTGTAGACAAGATTTTGCATCTCATGTATAGAATGTAGATACTGCCCTTCAACAATatcactatgcaacacaatttttgttcccgggtagtaagtgttatttcctaattgcttatgcctcaaaagtatagaaaatggctattattccccacaaactttgcttttgtgaccaggacagtgatatttcaaaatatcactatttccaatgggaaaatgggcaaatgtgtgtcttttcattcacataaagtcagaaaaaaacaaacatatgaatccaaattaacatgtatttatactaaagtaatacaaaaatgactacaaaagatttagaagtgagtagtttttcgagatttacaattatactgtattttacgtAGTCAATATTTGGTCTCACGGGGCACCGAGTTGGCAGACAATTACCCATGAGTTACCCGGTTTAACAGCATATCTGGATACTCTGCACTtctgcacatctggacactgcaatttttgcccattcttctttgcaaaattgctcaagctccgtcaagttggatggggacctttggtgaacagcaattttcaactctttccacatatattctcagttggattgaggtccgggcccCTCACTCCCAGGACGACCCGACTTTCTTgccaggacattgacttttttgtttttaaaccactccagagtggctttggctgtatgtttggggtcattgttctgctggaagatgaatcttctcccaagtcccagttctcttgcagacttcagcaggttttcctccaggatttctctgtacttttgctgcatccattttgccctctatcttcacgagcttttcaggccctgacgcagagaagcatccccatagcatgatgctgccaccaccatgcttcacggtagggatggtgttctcaggatgatgtgtggtgttaggcttgcgccaaacatagtgcttagcgttgaggccaaaaagctctattttggtctcatcagaccatagaatcttcttccacttggtctcagagtctcccacatgccttctggcaaactctagccgagatttgatgtgagtttttttcaaacaatggctttctttttgccactctcccataaaggccagttttgtgaagcacccaggctattgttgccgtatgcacagtgtctcccaagctcagctgtggaagactgtaactcctttagagttgccataggcctcttggtggcctccctgactagtgcccttctcgcccagatactcagtttttgaggacagcctgttctagacagatttacTGTTGTGCAATagtctctcaatttcttaattatGGACTTTCCTGTGCTCCGGGGGATCTTCAATGCCTTGGAAAAGTTCTTATATattacccctgattggtgcttttgaagaactttattacgggtttgctttgaatgctccttcgtttttatgatgtagtttttgttaggaaattttttaaccaactgtgggacctcccagagagaGGTATATTTGACCTGacatcatgtgaaacaccttaaattgcacacaggtggactccattcacctaattatgtgatttctaaaGACAGCTGGTTGCACCAGAAGTATGTTTAGGCgtgtgaagtaacttaaaaaaaatgatggtgagtaagtagtttcaagaaaatgcacagagtccttttctcaATCAGttgccagttttttttaaatatgcagggagtctgggcCCAGGTACAGGATAAACAGAATActtgttcttacaatttttgcatgacaatAAATACCCTTCTGTTTAGATGGTCCAACTCCCCTTTCTCTGTCacttaaacaataacaaaagttcaacacattattctgttaccgtatatttaatttattgtgtgtgtgtgtagtctagtgtgacaagctctgaactcagtgcattcttcacacacctggagacaaaaggtccatacatctgccttttgttatcaccttgcgaccccctttgatgctagtggcattatctctttctatctctctgaagtctttagaacctgttcccttctggtccacagcattgttatctcattagctttcagtcattgttgggcagtttgtagNNNNNNNNNNNNNNNNNNNNNttgttgggcaagagtttgtagacgcatcgtctctatcaatagttagcagtacatgcaatttgaaccaaacagtctgctatctgcaatattagtctcttttcagaaaagaacaccagtatagctctgccagtccacatgcgtagcaaaccccaaATCAATTcttgatccatgttttccaaaATCACACCTTCTTTATCTGTCATCCAGGCAAAACAACACCCGGCAGCTGTGCCTGCCAGACTTCCCTGCTCCCTCGGACCTCTACTGCAAGTACCTGGACTTGGTCACGTTCATCATACTGTACGTGGTGCCCCTGCTGGTGATCACCGTCACCTACACCATAGTGCGAAAGAGGCTGTGGTGGCACAATGACGTCGAGGATGACACCTGCGAAATGTGGCGCCACGAGCAGAAGTCCGTGAAGGCGCTCATGCTGGTGGTGCTGGTGTTTGCCGTCTGCTGGTTCCCCCTCAACTGCTTCTTGGTCCTCTCCTCCAGCAAGGTCATAAGTGTCAACAACACCCTCTACTCTGCCTTCCACTGGCTTGCCATGAGCAGCACCTGCTACAACCCTTTCATCTACTGCTGGCTCAACAACAAGTTCCGCACCGGGTTCAAGTCCCTGCTCCAGATCTGCGCCTGGGAGAGGGACCCTGGCCAGGTCGCCCTTCCCGTTGTGTCCCTGGAGAAAGGGAGAAGGATGGCATGGCCCGAGGTTAAAGGAAGGAGGATGTCTAACGTGGATCTGGGCAGACCTCACCCATCCACCTCCAGAATGATGTCCGAGGTCCACGGTTTGGGCATCGAAATGGTTATGATTAACAATGCATTCTAAGGGAGGGCGAATCTTGTGCGGGCGTTTCTCGTGTTCGTCGACTATGGAAATCTCCACTGCGCAACCCAGgacattaaatatataaagttCTGCTGTTGTGAATCAATGTATGCTGTAGTAAGTAAAGCCCTTATGGGAAAAATGCCACTAGAGATCCTcattataatcccagtgtatTACCCTAGCTGATATAGTAGGCACCTACTGTATacacagcaatggccaaaagatttgcatcacctagaattttaggactgataCACTGATACTAAAtcttatatgaacataatttagaccttGAAttcaacatcatgcaatcaaagaaactacaaagtgatatcgcAAAAAAGTCTAGCAGAAGCCATTATAGTAGttcagtacttcatgttagattttcaaatatcacatttttcaatttgtgtcagtttttcgttaaatatACACAACACcaattttatttactttatatagcATCAGCCACAAACAAGCATCCCAGTGCGCCcaataaacacaacaaattgaataaaaaagaGCTTTTCAATGATAGATAATAAAAGGCCAACATTTTGGGTGTGCTAACCATGGGACAGTTAGTCCACGAAAGAGTGGAGGGGGTCGAACTACCTCAAAACCCCTTTCAACAACACATGCTAAATAACCATTCTGAAACTGAAcgtttttaaatgcatacatgACTGTATTTACAACTCTATCAAAAATTcagattttcaacaaaaaaaaaaagataatttgatATCGTCTGTGGTAGTAACGGGTGTTGTTTGCAGGGTAGAGGTtatgatttctattacattttcATGCAAAATGCAGTTTCCAAAGTTATATagtaggggagaccggggacagttgtaatcgtttttacattttgcttcattacTCAGAAACCATATGAGCtggttttgccattttttttatacaaacaaCTTACATCTGACTGTTACAAATTCccactgtttttatgtttgtagAGCTAATATAAAGAGCACAatatttcttaaaatgaaaagagttcggtgttacaattgaccccatgaCCGGGGGCAGTTGTAACAGTGGTCGGGGTCAAATGTAACACTTTGTAaagattaacaaataaataataacacgttttatttgacaaataaatatatatatatatatatatatatatatatatatatatatatatatatatatatatatatatatatatatttttttttttttaaactcaaacaaTGTCCAGCAATGTTTTGTAATTTGGAGGCTGTATATACACAC
This window encodes:
- the LOC121309283 gene encoding probable G-protein coupled receptor 83, which encodes MFRRVKQNNTRQLCLPDFPAPSDLYCKYLDLVTFIILYVVPLLVITVTYTIVRKRLWWHNDVEDDTCEMWRHEQKSVKALMLVVLVFAVCWFPLNCFLVLSSSKVISVNNTLYSAFHWLAMSSTCYNPFIYCWLNNKFRTGFKSLLQICAWERDPGQVALPVVSLEKGRRMAWPEVKGRRMSNVDLGRPHPSTSRMMSEVHGLGIEMGRIGGSTSAETE